One Doryrhamphus excisus isolate RoL2022-K1 chromosome 17, RoL_Dexc_1.0, whole genome shotgun sequence genomic region harbors:
- the maneal gene encoding glycoprotein endo-alpha-1,2-mannosidase-like protein has product MGRLRRRACVALFLFALFIFGTMMGLRTLKTGDGLSDLVPNLELAGKRSVSSSSSSSSPGHHNTKSALPNSGPEGSIFDDVHMFYYVWYGTPQVDGKFVHWDHVLVPHWDPKIASSYPRGRHMPPEDIGSSFYPELGPYSSRDPNVLESHMEQIAASAAGVLVLSWYPPGLADDNGEPTEDFVPAILDAAYRHNLKVAFHIQPYRGRNDQSVHDNIKYIIDRYGDHAAFYKFTSSTGKSLPLFYIYDSYLTPAESWSELLSPTGSHSLRGSAYDSLFIALIVEERHKQDILAGGFDGMYTYFASNGFSFGSSHQNWKAIKSFCDDNNLLFIPSVGPGYVDTSIRPWNSHSTRNRVNGRYYETALQAALNVRPEMVTITSFNEWHEGTQIEKAVPKKTATRVYLDYQPHGPEHYLELTRRWAEHFNKEKEQWLM; this is encoded by the exons ATGGGCAGACTGCGGAGGAGAGCATGCGTTGCGCTCTTTCTCTTCGCGCTCTTTATCTTCGGAACCATGATGGGACTCAGGACCCTCAAGACGGGCGACGGTTTATCAGATCTGGTTCCGAATCTGGAGCTCGCCGGGAAACGATCAGTgtcctcctcgtcatcctcctcctcaccgGGTCATCACAACACTAAATCCGCTTTGCCGAACTCCGGTCCGGAGGGATCGATATTCGACGACGTGCACATGTTCTACTATGTGTGGTACGGAACCCCGCAAGTTGACGGCAAGTTTGTGCACTGGGACCACGTCCTGGTTCCACACTGGGACCCGAAGATCGCATCCAGTTACCCGAGGGGCAGACACATGCCTCCTGAGGACATCGGCTCCAGTTTCTACCCAGAACTTGGACCGTACAGTTCTAGGGACCCGAATGTTCTGGAGTCCCACATGGAGCAGATCGCTGCTTCTGCTGCAG GGGTTCTGGTCCTATCCTGGTACCCTCCAGGCCTGGCTGATGACAATGGGGAACCCACTGAGGATTTTGTACCGGCTATACTGGACGCTGCTTATAGGCACAATCTCAAg GTTGCCTTTCATATCCAACCATACAGAGGACGAAACGACCAGAGTGTGCATGACAACATCAAGTACATCATTGACAG GTATGGCGACCATGCAGCCTTCTACAAGTTCACCTCCAGCACGGGGAAGAGTCTTCCTCTGTTCTACATCTACGACTCGTACCTGACCCCTGCGGAGTCTTGGTCTGAACTTTTGTCACCCACGGGCTCCCACAGCTTGCGGGGCTCCGCCTACGACTCGCTCTTTATTGCTCTGATCGTGGAAGAGCGCCACAAGCAGGACATCCTGGCTGGCGGATTCGACGGCATGTACACATACTTTGCCTCCAACGGCTTCTCCTTCGGCTCTTCCCACCAGAACTGGAAGGCCATCAAGAGTTTCTGCGATGACAACAATCTCCTCTTCATCCCAAGTGTGGGACCGGGATACGTCGATACCAGCATTCGCCCGTGGAACAGCCACAGCACCCGGAACCGAGTCAATGGGCGATACTATGAGACAGCACTGCAAGCGGCGCTTAACGTGCGTCCCGAGATGGTCACCATCACATCCTTTAACGAGTGGCATGAGGGGACACAGATAGAGAAGGCGGTGCCCAAGAAAACTGCCACTAGGGTCTACTTGGACTATCAGCCACATGGACCTGAACACTACCTGGAGTTGACACGGCGTTGGGCCGAGCACTTCAACAAGGAGAAGGAGCAGTGGCTCATGTGA
- the lin28aa gene encoding protein lin-28 homolog A produces the protein MRVETCVDLRRRQPRGAWLLNIRDEDMGSVSNQDFPGVCKADENSGPSITEEVEDSTQSFHGLGVCKWFNVRMGFGFLSMTSREGVQLEEPVDVFVHQSKLHMDGFRSLKEGEAVEFTFKKSSKGLESQRVTGPGGVHCVGSERRPKGKKVQKRRSKGDRCYNCGGLDHHAKECKLPPQPKKCHFCQSIDHMVANCPIKAQQSSPGSQGNPSSLKGDEEEHGRSSAPPPVPPQEPSD, from the exons ATGAGAGTGGAAACCTGCGTGGATTTGAGGAGACGCCAGCCGAGGGGAGCGTGGTTGCTTAATATTCGAGACGAGGACATGGGCTCCGTTTCCAACCAGGACTTCCCAG GGGTGTGCAAGGCCGACGAGAACTCGGGCCCCAGCATCacggaggaggtggaggactcCACGCAGTCCTTCCACGGCCTCGGCGTGTGTAAGTGGTTCAACGTGCGGATGGGTTTCGGCTTCCTGTCCATGACCAGCCGGGAGGGCGTGCAGTTGGAGGAGCCGGTGGACGTGTTCGTGCACCAG AGCAAGTTGCACATGGATGGCTTCCGCAGTCTGAAAGAAGGTGAAGCCGTGGAGTTTACCTTCAAGAAATCCTCAAAGGGTCTGGAATCGCAGCGGGTCACGGGTCCCGGCGGCGTCCACTGTGTGGGCAGCGAACGCCGACCTAAAGGCAAGAAAGTCCAGAAGCGACGCTCGAAAGGAGATCG GTGCTACAACTGCGGCGGCCTGGACCACCACGCTAAGGAGTGCAAGTTGCCACCTCAGCCCAAAAAGTGCCATTTCTGCCAGAGCATTGATCACATGGTGGCCAACTGTCCAATCAAAGCACAGCAATCCTCGCCGGGTTCTCAGGGAAATCCTTCGTCCTTGAAGGGAGACGAGGAGGAGCACGGACGCTCTTCTGCACCTCCGCCTGTGCCTCCTCAGGAGCCCTCTGATTAG
- the mecr gene encoding enoyl-[acyl-carrier-protein] reductase, mitochondrial has translation MWTQIRAVCTQRHYACRRTFFAVAHLNPSRYRRHANHLSQQAAALYGHHASTCQALVYRNHGDPSSVIRLEDLDLPQLGTKDVLLKILAAPINPSDINMIQGTYAILPDLPAVGGNEGVAQVMEVGSQVTSLQIGDWVIPKDAGVGMWRTAAILKEDDVISVPNDIPMLCAATLGVNPCTAFRMLSDFESLKPGDSVIQNAANSGVGQAVIQLAAARGINTINVVRDRPEFTQLSDRLKALGASHVIKEEDLRRPEMKELFQTCPRPKLALNAVGGKSATELLRHLQLGGSMVTYGGMSKQPVTVPVSALIFKDVKICGFWVTQWKREHSHDSTAFRSMLDQLCSLIRQKKLSAPACTEVRLHDYRKALDDAMQPFTSAKQVLIT, from the exons ATGTGGACTCAAATCCGCGCAGTTTGTACTCAAAGGCACTACGCTTGTCGAAGAACTTTTTTTGCCGTAGCTCATTTAAATCCGTCACGCTACCGAcgtcacgctaaccacttgagccAACAAGCAGCCGCACTTTACGGACATCATGCTTCCACCTGCCAAGCTCTGGTGTACAGAAATCACGGAGACCCTTCCAGTGTCATCCG TTTGGAGGATTTGGACCTTCCGCAGCTGGGTACAAAAGATGTTTTGCTGAAAATCCTAGCAGCTCCCATCAACCCGTCTGACATCAACATGATCCAAG GCACGTACGCCATTCTCCCTGACCTTCCTGCTGTGGGCGGTAACGAAGGAGTGGCCCAGGTGATGGAGGTGGGCAGCCAGGTGACGTCCCTCCAAATAGGAGACTGGGTCATTCCGAAAGATGCCGGCGTGG ggatgTGGAGGACGGCAGCCATCTTGAAAGAGGATGATGTCATCTCGGTGCCAAATGATATTCCCATGTTGTGTGCTGCCACGCTGGGGGTGAACCCTTGCACTGCGTTTAGGATGCTCTCAGACTTTGAGAGCCTCAAGCCTG GTGATTCAGTAATCCAGAATGCAGCCAACAGTGGAGTTGGACAGGCGGTCATTCAGCTGGCTGCAGCCAGGGGAATAAACACCATTAACGTGGTCCGAGACAG gccaGAGTTCACACAGCTCAGTGATAGGCTGAAGGCCCTTGGAGCCAGTCACGTGATCAAGGAGGAAGACCTCAGGCGACCCGAAATGAAGGAACTATTTCAG ACATGCCCAAGGCCTAAATTGGCCTTGAATGCAGTCGGAGGAAAGAGTGCGACTGAGCTGCTTCGTCATCTACA ACTTGGAGGGTCCATGGTGACGTATGGGGGGATGTCCAAACAGCCAGTGACTGTCCCAGTG AGTGCTCTTATTTTCAAGGATGTGAAAATCTGCGGCTTTTGGGTGACACAATGGAAGAGAGAGCACTCACATG ATTCAACAGCATTCCGCTCCATGCTGGACCAACTCTGCTCCCTCATTCGCCAGAAGAAACTGAGCGCTCCCGCCTGCACCGAGGTCCGTCTCCACGACTACAGGAAAGCCCTGGACGACGCCATGCAGCCGTTCACCTCCGCTAAGCAGGTCCTGATCACGTGA